A genomic region of Fundulus heteroclitus isolate FHET01 chromosome 24, MU-UCD_Fhet_4.1, whole genome shotgun sequence contains the following coding sequences:
- the LOC105917438 gene encoding intermediate filament protein ON3, translated as MSASNDNASGKVDSTGKTKEKDEMVGLNDRFIQRIEKVKRLEEEKKKLETKLRILKGQDDYKADIDGIVRQVENNLQQNIDNLKRDAEKLKDELEDIQKEVDDTKDSYEDEIKKRVQLEEEFARAKKEGDECNMHLVNDVLELENLTKKLEFLRVGFDEEIKELQSMIKSETVTLSSSNTRSLDMDDYIKSVEAQYAEMANRAREEAELWNQRKIDALVENAGQKEQEVRDLRRDISDILRQIQRLNGDLEGIKRKEETLKTNIENSRKDGDDNMEKARKDIKELEASLKSNKKELANQIKKYQELLNIKLALDIEITTYRRLLEGEEQRMELF; from the exons ATGTCGGCATCAAATGACAACGCCAGCGGAAAGGTGGACTCCACCGGTAAAACCAAGGAGAAGGATGAGATGGTTGGGCTCAATGACAGGTTTATTCAGCGGATTGAAAAG GTAAAGAGACTggaggaagagaagaaaaaactaGAAACTAAGCTGAGGATCCTCAAGGGACAGGACGACTACAAGGCGGACATAGATGGAATCGTGAGGCAGGTGGAGAACAACCTGCAGCAGAATATCGACAACCTGAAGCGCGACGCGGAAAAGCTGAAAGATGAGCTTGAAGACATCCAGAAGGAGGTGGACGACACCAAGGACAG TTATgaggatgaaataaaaaagagagtTCAGCTGGAGGAAGAGTTTGCCCGTGCCAAAAAG GAAGGAGATGAATGCAACATGCATTTGGTGAATGATGTTCTGGAGCTGGAGAACCTGACAAAAAAACTGGAGTTCCTCAGGGTTGGCTTTGATGAG GAGATCAAAGAGCTGCAGTCGATGATCAAGAGCGAGACGGTGACCCTTTCCAGCTCCAACACGCGGTCCCTGGACATGGATGACTACATCAAGTCCGTCGAGGCTCAGTATGCCGAAATGGCCAATCGCGCCAGGGAAGAAGCGGAGCTATGGAACCAAAGAAAA ATTGATGCCTTGGTTGAGAATGCAGGACAGAAGGAGCAGGAAGTACGTGATCTACGGAGAGACATCTCTGACATCTTGCGCCAAATCCAGAGACTTAACGGGGACCTGGAAGGTATCAAAAGAAAG GAAGAGACCTTGAAAACCAACATCGAAAATTCACGAAAAGACGGTGATGACAACATGGAGAAGGCTAGAAAGGACATCAAGGAGCTGGAGGCTTCATTGAAGTCAAACAAGAAGGAGCTGGCCAACCAGATCAAAAAATACCAGGAGCTTTTGAACATCAAACTGGCCCTCGACATCGAGATCACCACCTATCGCAGGCTGCTGGAGGGTGAAGAGCAGAG AATGGAGCTCTTTTAA
- the LOC105930885 gene encoding parkin coregulated gene protein homolog — protein sequence MSRTKGKAKPDGFTVKAFMKNSVVEGPPSTGVFHPLSSKPTTFRTYYERRELPIAVDYNSRGKNIAWKVDIEKLDYQYYLPLLFHGLCETEYPYEFLARQGIHDMLTRGGPKILPVVPKLIIPIRNAMNTKNHQVMCTTLRIVQHLVASADGVGVALVPYLKRILPVFNLFKNKKRNLGDAIESRRQRESIGDLIEETLQTLEHYGGPDAFKQIKSMIPTYSPA from the coding sequence ATGTCAAGAAccaaaggcaaggcaaaacCGGACGGTTTCACCGTCAAGGCCTTCATGAAGAACTCCGTGGTTGAGGGTCCTCCGTCGACAGGGGTGTTTCACCCACTGTCGTCCAAACCCACCACCTTCCGGACTTACTACGAGCGCAGGGAGCTCCCGATCGCCGTGGACTACAACAGCAGAGGCAAGAACATCGCGTGGAAGGTGGACATCGAGAAACTGGACTACCAGTACTACCTGCCGCTGCTCTTCCACGGCCTCTGCGAGACCGAATACCCTTACGAGTTCCTCGCGCGGCAGGGGATCCACGACATGCTGACGCGCGGAGGCCCCAAGATCCTCCCCGTCGTGCCCAAGCTCATCATCCCCATCCGGAATGCCATGAACACCAAAAACCACCAGGTGATGTGCACCACCCTGCGGATCGTGCAGCACCTGGTGGCGTCCGCGGACGGCGTCGGTGTGGCGCTGGTGCCTTACTTAAAGCGGATCCTGCCCGTGTTCAACCTCttcaagaacaagaagagaaaccTGGGAGATGCCATCGAGAGCCGGCGGCAGAGAGAGAGCATCGGCGATCTGATCGAGGAGACCCTGCAGACCCTGGAGCACTACGGTGGCCCGGACGCCTTCAAACAAATCAAATCTATGATACCCACCTATAGTCCTGCGTGA
- the LOC105917435 gene encoding keratin, type II cytoskeletal 8 isoform X2 — MSASNGFSSQTYSPTSGGLKKSKPNEFNSTGKSEEKKDMVKLNDKFVQRIEKVKKLEEEKKKLETKLRILKGQDDYKADIDGYVRQEKDDRQRNIDNLKRDAEKLKDELEDIQKKVDDTKESYEDEIRRRAQLEAEYILAKKELDEGHLDMVSDALDLEDLTRQLEFLRIGFDEEIKELQSMIKSETVTLPSSNTRSLDMDDYIKTIEAQYAEMATRAREEAELWNQRKIDALVETAGQKEQEVRDLRRDISDITRQIQRLNGDLEGIKRKEESVKTDIENVRKDGDENMEKARKDIKELEAALKVNKQELAKQIRDYQELLNIKLALDIEIATYRRLLEGEEQRMAGIQDY; from the exons ATGTCGGCATCAAATGGCTTCAGCAGCCAAACCTACAGCCCCACCAGCGGGGGGCTCAAAAAGAGCAAGCCCAACGAATTCAACTCCACGGGGAAATCCGAGGAGAAAAAAGACATGGTTAAGCTCAATGACAAGTTCGTCCAGCGGATTGAGAAG GTGAAGAAACTggaggaagagaagaaaaaactaGAAACTAAGCTGAGGATCCTCAAGGGACAGGACGACTACAAGGCGGACATAGACGGTTACGTGAGGCAGGAGAAGGACGACCGGCAGCGGAATATCGACAACCTGAAGCGCGACGCGGAAAAGCTGAAAGATGAGCTTGAAGACATCCAGAAGAAGGTGGACGACACCAAGGAAAG TTATGAGGATGAAATCAGAAGGAGAGCTCAGCTGGAGGCTGAGTATATCCTTGCCAAAAAG GAGCTCGATGAAGGCCATCTAGATATGGTGAGCGATGCTCTGGACCTGGAGGACCTGACTAGACAGCTGGAGTTCCTCAGGATTGGCTTTGATGAG GAGATCAAAGAGCTGCAGTCGATGATCAAGAGCGAGACGGTGACCCTTCCCAGCTCCAACACGCGGTCCCTGGACATGGATGACTACATCAAGACCATCGAGGCTCAGTATGCCGAAATGGCCACTCGCGCCAGGGAAGAGGCGGAGCTATGGAACCAAAGAAAA ATTGATGCCTTGGTTGAGACTGCAGGACAGAAAGAGCAGGAAGTACGTGATCTACGGAGAGACATCTCTGACATCACGCGCCAAATCCAGAGACTTAACGGGGACCTGGAAGGTATCAAAAGAAAG GAAGAGTCCGTGAAAACTGACATCGAAAATGTTCGAAAAGACGGTGATGAAAACATGGAGAAGGCTAGAAAGGACATCAAGGAGCTAGAGGCTGCCTTGAAGGTTAATAAGCAGGAGCTGGCCAAGCAGATCCGCGACTACCAGGAGCTTTTGAACATCAAACTGGCCCTCGACATCGAGATCGCCACCTATCGCAGGCTGCTGGAGGGTGAAGAGCAGAG AATGGCCGGCATTCAAG ATTACTAA
- the LOC105917435 gene encoding keratin, type II cytoskeletal 8 isoform X1 codes for MSASNGFSSQTYSPTSGGLKKSKPNEFNSTGKSEEKKDMVKLNDKFVQRIEKVKKLEEEKKKLETKLRILKGQDDYKADIDGYVRQEKDDRQRNIDNLKRDAEKLKDELEDIQKKVDDTKESYEDEIRRRAQLEAEYILAKKELDEGHLDMVSDALDLEDLTRQLEFLRIGFDEEIKELQSMIKSETVTLPSSNTRSLDMDDYIKTIEAQYAEMATRAREEAELWNQRKIDALVETAGQKEQEVRDLRRDISDITRQIQRLNGDLEGIKRKEESVKTDIENVRKDGDENMEKARKDIKELEAALKVNKQELAKQIRDYQELLNIKLALDIEIATYRRLLEGEEQRMAGIQGSDY; via the exons ATGTCGGCATCAAATGGCTTCAGCAGCCAAACCTACAGCCCCACCAGCGGGGGGCTCAAAAAGAGCAAGCCCAACGAATTCAACTCCACGGGGAAATCCGAGGAGAAAAAAGACATGGTTAAGCTCAATGACAAGTTCGTCCAGCGGATTGAGAAG GTGAAGAAACTggaggaagagaagaaaaaactaGAAACTAAGCTGAGGATCCTCAAGGGACAGGACGACTACAAGGCGGACATAGACGGTTACGTGAGGCAGGAGAAGGACGACCGGCAGCGGAATATCGACAACCTGAAGCGCGACGCGGAAAAGCTGAAAGATGAGCTTGAAGACATCCAGAAGAAGGTGGACGACACCAAGGAAAG TTATGAGGATGAAATCAGAAGGAGAGCTCAGCTGGAGGCTGAGTATATCCTTGCCAAAAAG GAGCTCGATGAAGGCCATCTAGATATGGTGAGCGATGCTCTGGACCTGGAGGACCTGACTAGACAGCTGGAGTTCCTCAGGATTGGCTTTGATGAG GAGATCAAAGAGCTGCAGTCGATGATCAAGAGCGAGACGGTGACCCTTCCCAGCTCCAACACGCGGTCCCTGGACATGGATGACTACATCAAGACCATCGAGGCTCAGTATGCCGAAATGGCCACTCGCGCCAGGGAAGAGGCGGAGCTATGGAACCAAAGAAAA ATTGATGCCTTGGTTGAGACTGCAGGACAGAAAGAGCAGGAAGTACGTGATCTACGGAGAGACATCTCTGACATCACGCGCCAAATCCAGAGACTTAACGGGGACCTGGAAGGTATCAAAAGAAAG GAAGAGTCCGTGAAAACTGACATCGAAAATGTTCGAAAAGACGGTGATGAAAACATGGAGAAGGCTAGAAAGGACATCAAGGAGCTAGAGGCTGCCTTGAAGGTTAATAAGCAGGAGCTGGCCAAGCAGATCCGCGACTACCAGGAGCTTTTGAACATCAAACTGGCCCTCGACATCGAGATCGCCACCTATCGCAGGCTGCTGGAGGGTGAAGAGCAGAG AATGGCCGGCATTCAAGGTTCAG ATTACTAA
- the LOC105917434 gene encoding keratin, type I cytoskeletal 18 isoform X1, with translation MSRNSSASMFGGAGGRGVRASVSSLEGLRNVLRNEPEKDSAPATPIVAAPVAPSYAPSVSSLPQQDNKQSLQGLNQRLDTYLRKVRELQDDNEKLQKEIDDILAKRTAPDGRDWDKIQKPLDALDKEIKELTLDNAKVLLQIDNSKLALNDFKNKLDDETKMRKDIEKELENLKKDIEDTKQQREQLQGETKLVKDEVDRIEKCHKEEVKLLREKIRNSEVKVEMESQNSNLADIVKDMRHHYEKVAEKNLKETEDWYKSKFDTIQVKTAQNNEALESGKDELKKLLKQKKTLELQIQTSYTTIYALEDNLMKAQDENNRRLVPLNSTIINLEAELKEVRAQVEQKIESYKALLSLKMKLEKEIQQYQTLIEGMDRELEGTELNIEDAVKTEKRRPEKQETLVEETLVANESAVVNQSFTNETSTLTTTEVIVDAGETTKKTKKTKKSSSHKKSSKKKQKKSKKSSSSSSSSSSSSSSSSSSSSSSSSSSSSSSSSSSESENEKEEEKAEFVVEGGED, from the exons ATGAGCAGAAACAGCAGCGCCAGCATGTTCGGAGGAGCCGGGGGAAGGGGCGTCAGGGCGTCCGTGTCCAGCCTGGAGGGGCTGCGCAACGTCCTGCGCAACGAACCCGAGAAAGACTCGGCTCCGGCCACTCCGATCGTGGCCGCTCCGGTCGCCCCCTCCTACGCTCCCTCCGTCTCCTCCCTCCCGCAGCAGGACAACAAGCAGTCGCTGCAGGGCCTGAACCAGCGGCTGGACACGTACCTGCGCAAGGTGAGGGAGCTGCAGGACGACAACGAGAAGCTGCAGAAGGAGATCGATGACATCCTGGCCAAGAGGACAGCTCCCGATGGACGAGACTGGGACAAAATCCAGAAACCCCTGGACGCCCTCGACAAGGAG ATCAAAGAGCTCACGCTTGACAATGCAAAGGTGCTGCTCCAGATTGACAACAGCAAGCTGGCTCTTAATGACTTCAAGAATAA GTTGGACGACGAGACCAAGATGAGGAAGGACATCGAAAAGGAGCTGGAGAATCTGAAAAAGGACATCGAGGACACCAAGCAGCAACGAGAGCAGCTGCAGGGGGAGACTAAACTGGTCAAGGACGAGGTGGATCGCATTGAGAAGTGCCATAAGGAG GAAGTGAAGTTGCTCCGTGAAAAGATAAGAAATTCAGAGGTGAAGGTGGAGATGGAGTCCCAGAACTCCAACCTGGCCGACATCGTCAAGGACATGAGGCACCATTACGAGAAGGTGGCTGAGAAGAACCTGAAGGAGACAGAGGACTGGTACAAATCCAAG TTTGACACCATCCAGGTGAAGACGGCCCAGAACAACGAGGCTTTGGAGTCCGGAAAGGACGAGCTCAAGAAGCTGCTGAAGCAGAAGAAAACCCTGGAGTTGCAGATCCAGACTAGCTACACCACG ATCTACGCCCTGGAGGACAATCTGATGAAAGCCCAGGATGAGAACAACCGTCGACTGGTCCCTCTCAACAGCACCATAATTAACCTGGAGGCCGAGCTGAAGGAGGTGAGGGCTCAGGTGGAGCAGAAGATCGAGAGCTACAAAGCGCTGCTGTCCCTCAAAATGAAGCTGGAGAAGGAAATTCAGCAGTACCAGACCCTGATAGAAGGCATGGACCGTGAGCTGGAGGG TACGGAGCTTAATATAGAGGATGCAGTGAAAACGG AGAAACGAAGGCCTGAAAAGCAAGAGACCCTGGTGGAGGAGACCCTGGTGGCTAACGAGAGCGCCGTCGTTAACCAATCCTTCACAAACGAAACTTCTACTCTGACCACTACAGAGGTGATTGTGGACGCTGGCGAAACCACCAAGAAAACCAAGAAAACCAAGAAATCCAGCAGCCACAAAAAATCCTccaaaaagaagcaaaagaaGTCTAAgaaatcctcctcttcctcctcctcctcctcctcatcctcctcatcttcttcttcttcctcctcctcttcttcctcctcctcctcctcatcctcttcatcctcctctgaATCTGAGAACGAAAAGGAAGAAGAGAAAGCTGAGTTTGTTGTAGAAGGTGGAGAAGATTAA
- the LOC105917434 gene encoding keratin, type I cytoskeletal 18 isoform X2: MSRNSSASMFGGAGGRGVRASVSSLEGLRNVLRNEPEKDSAPATPIVAAPVAPSYAPSVSSLPQQDNKQSLQGLNQRLDTYLRKVRELQDDNEKLQKEIDDILAKRTAPDGRDWDKIQKPLDALDKEIKELTLDNAKVLLQIDNSKLALNDFKNKLDDETKMRKDIEKELENLKKDIEDTKQQREQLQGETKLVKDEVDRIEKCHKEEVKLLREKIRNSEVKVEMESQNSNLADIVKDMRHHYEKVAEKNLKETEDWYKSKFDTIQVKTAQNNEALESGKDELKKLLKQKKTLELQIQTSYTTIYALEDNLMKAQDENNRRLVPLNSTIINLEAELKEVRAQVEQKIESYKALLSLKMKLEKEIQQYQTLIEGMDRELEGETKA, encoded by the exons ATGAGCAGAAACAGCAGCGCCAGCATGTTCGGAGGAGCCGGGGGAAGGGGCGTCAGGGCGTCCGTGTCCAGCCTGGAGGGGCTGCGCAACGTCCTGCGCAACGAACCCGAGAAAGACTCGGCTCCGGCCACTCCGATCGTGGCCGCTCCGGTCGCCCCCTCCTACGCTCCCTCCGTCTCCTCCCTCCCGCAGCAGGACAACAAGCAGTCGCTGCAGGGCCTGAACCAGCGGCTGGACACGTACCTGCGCAAGGTGAGGGAGCTGCAGGACGACAACGAGAAGCTGCAGAAGGAGATCGATGACATCCTGGCCAAGAGGACAGCTCCCGATGGACGAGACTGGGACAAAATCCAGAAACCCCTGGACGCCCTCGACAAGGAG ATCAAAGAGCTCACGCTTGACAATGCAAAGGTGCTGCTCCAGATTGACAACAGCAAGCTGGCTCTTAATGACTTCAAGAATAA GTTGGACGACGAGACCAAGATGAGGAAGGACATCGAAAAGGAGCTGGAGAATCTGAAAAAGGACATCGAGGACACCAAGCAGCAACGAGAGCAGCTGCAGGGGGAGACTAAACTGGTCAAGGACGAGGTGGATCGCATTGAGAAGTGCCATAAGGAG GAAGTGAAGTTGCTCCGTGAAAAGATAAGAAATTCAGAGGTGAAGGTGGAGATGGAGTCCCAGAACTCCAACCTGGCCGACATCGTCAAGGACATGAGGCACCATTACGAGAAGGTGGCTGAGAAGAACCTGAAGGAGACAGAGGACTGGTACAAATCCAAG TTTGACACCATCCAGGTGAAGACGGCCCAGAACAACGAGGCTTTGGAGTCCGGAAAGGACGAGCTCAAGAAGCTGCTGAAGCAGAAGAAAACCCTGGAGTTGCAGATCCAGACTAGCTACACCACG ATCTACGCCCTGGAGGACAATCTGATGAAAGCCCAGGATGAGAACAACCGTCGACTGGTCCCTCTCAACAGCACCATAATTAACCTGGAGGCCGAGCTGAAGGAGGTGAGGGCTCAGGTGGAGCAGAAGATCGAGAGCTACAAAGCGCTGCTGTCCCTCAAAATGAAGCTGGAGAAGGAAATTCAGCAGTACCAGACCCTGATAGAAGGCATGGACCGTGAGCTGGAGGG AGAAACGAAGGCCTGA